TCATCGTCTGCTTGCATAGTAGAACCGTCATAAAACCTTTCGCCTGTCTCAAAGTTGAATTTTGGAATATTAATTTCTTTTCCTTCTTTTAATTCATTGAAATTTTTTGTAAAAAGTTCAATATCTATTGCTTCCGGAGTTTCAAAATCATATTCTCCTGTTTCGTCCACCGGCGTATCATCACGGTTTACAAAATAATTATCTAAAGAAATTTGAATTGGTTTTAAATGGGCAACTTGTAATTGAACAGCCAACCTTTTAGAAAATGTTGTTTTACCGGATGAAGAAGGACCTGCAACTAATATTAATTTTATATTTTCTTTACTTTTAATTTTGTCGGCAATCTCTGCAATTTTTTTTTCATGCAGGGCTTCAGAGATTTTTATCAATTCTCCCTCATTATCGTCAATAATTTGTTCATTTAATCTTCCGACATTTGCTGTATTTAAAACTTTTACCCAGTGTTTATGTTCTTCCAGAATATCAAACATTTTATCCTGTTTCAAAAAGGGTTCTAATTTATCAGGATTTTTGCTTTGCGGAATTTTCAAAAGCATGCCGTCATATAGCGGAATAAGATCAAAATTAAAGAGATAAGCCGTTGAAGGAACTAAACATCCGTAAAAATAGTCAATCATATTATCAAGAGTATAAACAACAGTATATAAAGAAGGGCTTTGCTTAAACAGCTTTGCTTTTTCAGGAAAATTATTGGCTTCAAAAATTTCAATGGCTTCTGAATTCAGTATATCTTTTCTTTCAAAAGGAATATTTGAATCAATGATTTTTTGCATTTGTAGTTTTATTTCAGCTGTCAGTGAATCATTCTTTGAAAGATTTAATCCTTTTATTTCACAAAAATAACCTTTTGATACTGAATGTTCTATCATCAGATCCGCATCGGGCATAATATCCTTAACTGCTTTCATAAGTACAAAATATAAGGATCTGAAATACATTCTTACACCGTCTTTATTAGTAATATCAATAAACTTTATAATATGCGGTTTGTAAATTCTGTAAGATAATTCTTTAATTTCATTATCAACTAATGCTCCGAGAATCGGATATTTTAAATTAATGCCTAAATTTTCTGCAATCTCATTTAATCTTGTACCGAA
This genomic stretch from Bacteroidales bacterium harbors:
- a CDS encoding nucleoside kinase; the protein is MKIVCENTNHIKKFEFGTRLNEIAENLGINLKYPILGALVDNEIKELSYRIYKPHIIKFIDITNKDGVRMYFRSLYFVLMKAVKDIMPDADLMIEHSVSKGYFCEIKGLNLSKNDSLTAEIKLQMQKIIDSNIPFERKDILNSEAIEIFEANNFPEKAKLFKQSPSLYTVVYTLDNMIDYFYGCLVPSTAYLFNFDLIPLYDGMLLKIPQSKNPDKLEPFLKQDKMFDILEEHKHWVKVLNTANVGRLNEQIIDDNEGELIKISEALHEKKIAEIADKIKSKENIKLILVAGPSSSGKTTFSKRLAVQLQVAHLKPIQISLDNYFVNRDDTPVDETGEYDFETPEAIDIELFTKNFNELKEGKEINIPKFNFETGERFYDGSTMQADDETIIIAEGIHALNPKLTLNIDKKFKYKIYISALTQIGIDGHNRIPTTDNRLLRRIIRDNKYRGYSAYETLKRWDSVRRGEERNIFPFQEEADIMFNSALLYELSVLKKYAEPLLKSICQKHTEYAESKRLLKFLSYFKDINKEEEIPPTSILREFLGESTFHY